In Pelmatolapia mariae isolate MD_Pm_ZW linkage group LG8, Pm_UMD_F_2, whole genome shotgun sequence, one genomic interval encodes:
- the sbk1 gene encoding serine/threonine-protein kinase SBK1, whose translation MQDHGGERQVASSLPHSVKASLSLSPSGPGRVGSGGGSPTSKMGYCGVVPVEDMQALAITSLSAADVAKQYEHIRELGKGTYGKVDLVVHRTQGTKMALKFVTKNKTKLKSFLREYSLTGSLSCSPFIIKVLDVLFETEDSYVFGQEYAPAGDLFDIIPPQVGLPEEMVKRCMQQLGLALDFMHSKNLVHRDVKPENVLLFDRECRRIKLADFGMTRRVGCRVKRVSGTIPYTAPEVCRANRSEGFLVTTSLDVWAFGVLVFCMLTGNFPWEAAMPADAFYEEFRRWQKAGCPVGTYPSQWRRFTDDALRMFQRLLAAEPEKRCGVKDVFCFVKYELVSELRRRASCRAKRGERSSSGVCTGSCTSSTSTSSRSSHRHPEPSTPPGTSCLRPAPLKRSVLSDPLSPREESGQHQSPGRDKNKSQMVMATAIEICV comes from the exons ATGCAGGACcatggaggagagagacaggTCGCCAGCAG TCTGCCCCACAGCGTCAAGGCGAGCCTGTCTCTTTCTCCGTCTGGGCCGGGGCGGGTGGGCAGCGGCGGAGGCTCCCCTACGTCAAAAATGGGCTACTGCGGAGTTGTGCCCGTGGAGGACATGCAGGCCCTGGCCATCACCTCTCTATCAGCCGCAGATGTAGCCAAACAGTACGAGCACATCCGCGAGCTGGGGAAGGGCACCTACGGGAAGGTGGACCTGGTGGTGCACAGGACGCAGG gcaCCAAAATGGCCCTGAAGTTTGTTACCAAGAACAAGACAAAGCTGAAAAGTTTCCTGCGGGAATACAGCCTAACAGGCTCACTTAGCTGCAGTCCTTTTATCATCAAAGTCCTGGACGTGCTTTTTGAAACGGAGGACAGCTACGTGTTTGGACAAGAGTATGCCCCCGCCGGGGACCTTTTCGACATCATACCCCCACAG GTGGGTCTTCCAGAAGAAATGGTCAAACGCTGCATGCAGCAGCTGGGGTTGGCCCTGGACTTTATGCACAGTAAAAACCTGGTGCACCGCGACGTCAAACCCGAGAACGTGCTCCTGTTTGACCGCGAGTGCCGCCGCATCAAGCTGGCTGACTTTGGCATGACCCGACGTGTGGGCTGCCGTGTGAAACGGGTGAGCGGCACCATCCCCTACACGGCTCCGGAGGTTTGCCGCGCTAACCGGTCAGAGGGTTTTTTGGTGACCACCAGCCTGGATGTGTGGGCATTTGGCGTGCTGGTGTTCTGTATGCTGACGGGCAACTTCCCCTGGGAGGCAGCTATGCCCGCCGACGCCTTCTACGAGGAGTTCCGACGCTGGCAGAAAGCGGGGTGTCCCGTGGGAACTTACCCGTCTCAGTGGCGACGCTTCACCGACGATGCTCTGCGCATGTTTCAGAGGCTGCTCGCTGCTGAGCCGGAAAAACGCTGCGGCGTCAAGGACGTCTTCTGTTTTGTCAAGTACGAGCTGGTCAGCGAGCTCAGGCGCAGAGCGTCTTGCCGAGCCAAGAGAGGTGAGAGGTCAAGCTCTGGAGTGTGCACCGGCAGCTGCACCTCTTCGACGTCCACTTCTTCGCGTTCCTCCCACAGACACCCCGAGCCTTCCACGCCTCCGGGAACATCCTGCCTGCGCCCGGCTCCCCTCAAAAGGAGCGTCCTCTCCGACCCGTTGTCTCCCAGAGAGGAGTCCGGACAGCACCAGTCTCCGGGAAGAGACAAGAACAAAAGCCAGATGGTGATGGCGACGGCCATAGAAATCTGTGTGTGA